The following proteins are co-located in the Streptomyces sp. NBC_01198 genome:
- a CDS encoding response regulator transcription factor: MSESTQAVRRLKVVVADDQAAVREPLAAVLGMSEDIEVVAAVADGTEVLAAVAAGPVDVVLMDLRMPVMDGTEATRRLTEDHPEVAVVVLTTFADDDSILAALSAGARGYLTKNAGRQDIARAIRAAAAGQSVLDREVQDRLLATVRTKTPVPAQPLPRDITPREREVLTLIGQGLPNRAIAEKLFVSEATVKTHINNLFAKADIKDRADAVRRAIAAGLA; encoded by the coding sequence ATGAGCGAATCCACACAGGCCGTCAGGCGGCTGAAAGTGGTCGTGGCCGACGACCAGGCGGCGGTACGCGAGCCGCTGGCGGCTGTCCTCGGGATGTCCGAGGACATCGAGGTCGTCGCGGCGGTGGCCGACGGGACCGAGGTGCTCGCGGCCGTGGCGGCGGGACCCGTGGACGTGGTCCTGATGGATCTGCGCATGCCCGTGATGGACGGCACCGAGGCGACGCGGCGGCTGACGGAGGATCATCCGGAGGTGGCCGTGGTCGTGCTCACCACCTTCGCCGACGACGACTCGATCCTGGCCGCGCTGAGCGCCGGGGCACGGGGCTACCTGACCAAGAACGCGGGGCGCCAGGACATCGCCCGCGCGATACGTGCCGCGGCCGCGGGACAGTCCGTCCTCGACCGGGAGGTGCAGGACCGGCTCCTCGCCACCGTCCGTACGAAGACCCCTGTCCCCGCGCAGCCGCTGCCCCGGGACATCACGCCCCGCGAGCGCGAGGTGCTCACCCTGATCGGCCAGGGCCTGCCGAACCGGGCGATCGCCGAGAAGCTGTTCGTCAGCGAGGCGACGGTCAAGACGCACATCAACAACCTGTTCGCCAAAGCGGACATCAAGGATCGTGCCGACGCCGTCCGCCGGGCCATCGCAGCGGGCCTTGCCTGA
- the qcrB gene encoding cytochrome bc1 complex cytochrome b subunit produces MPESESAPPPAKSPDPAGGSQVADWFNARSGLYTWSKSNMRRIFPDHWSFMLGEICLYSLVILVVTGVYLTLFFQPSMHTVIYHGSYAPLQGIRMSEAYESTLHISLDIRGGLLVRQMHHWAALVLVAGILAHMMRNFFSGGFRKPRELTWFVGFSLLPLAMFEGLTGYDLPDDLLSGTGTRVVQGGVLSVPVVGTYLSSFLFGGEFPGTSYVPRFNAIHVLLIPGAMAALVAVHLMLISHHRHAQYPGPGRTNRNVVGFPLLWVRAAKSGGYFFLVCALVALVSAVAQINPVWAYGPYRPDQVSAGSQPDWYMAFADGLERIMPGWEIRLWGHTLVLDVLIPLVVFGLILAMIGFYPLYESWVTGDDSDHHLLDRARNRPVRTGFGAAWMSLYILLFAGAGNDVIATHFDVSVNAVTWVVRVGFFVLPPLVFLVAKRAALGLQRQDRNLVLHGRETGTLKRLLTGEFVEVHELPSQRDLHILTAHDQPPPLAALPPPPPGASRFTLLLARLRLRLSRAMYGGQNQIPKPTAEEFWAHHPELLDEEADRR; encoded by the coding sequence GTGCCTGAATCAGAATCCGCGCCTCCTCCGGCGAAATCTCCGGATCCGGCCGGAGGATCTCAGGTCGCCGACTGGTTCAACGCGCGCTCCGGGCTCTACACGTGGTCGAAGTCGAACATGCGCAGGATCTTCCCCGACCACTGGTCATTCATGCTCGGCGAGATCTGCCTGTACAGCCTGGTCATTCTCGTCGTGACCGGTGTGTACCTCACGCTCTTCTTCCAGCCGTCGATGCACACGGTGATCTACCACGGAAGCTACGCCCCACTGCAAGGCATCCGCATGTCCGAAGCGTACGAGTCGACGCTGCACATCAGTCTCGACATCCGCGGTGGTCTGCTGGTGCGCCAGATGCACCACTGGGCCGCGCTCGTCCTCGTCGCGGGCATCCTTGCCCACATGATGCGGAACTTCTTCTCCGGAGGTTTCCGCAAGCCCCGTGAACTCACCTGGTTCGTCGGATTCTCGCTTCTTCCCCTGGCCATGTTCGAGGGGTTGACGGGTTACGACCTCCCGGACGACCTGTTGTCAGGAACCGGCACCCGGGTTGTGCAGGGCGGAGTTCTGTCCGTCCCGGTCGTCGGCACGTATCTCTCGTCGTTCCTCTTCGGAGGCGAGTTTCCGGGTACTTCCTACGTGCCGCGCTTCAACGCGATCCACGTCCTTCTGATTCCGGGCGCCATGGCGGCCCTGGTCGCCGTGCATCTGATGCTGATCTCCCACCACCGGCACGCCCAGTACCCCGGTCCCGGGCGCACCAACAGGAATGTCGTCGGCTTTCCGTTGCTATGGGTGCGTGCCGCAAAATCCGGGGGGTACTTCTTCCTCGTCTGCGCTCTCGTCGCGCTGGTCTCAGCCGTCGCCCAGATCAACCCCGTCTGGGCGTACGGCCCCTACCGGCCCGACCAGGTGTCGGCCGGGTCGCAGCCCGACTGGTACATGGCCTTCGCGGACGGGCTGGAGCGCATCATGCCCGGCTGGGAGATCCGGCTCTGGGGACACACCCTGGTCCTCGACGTCCTGATCCCCCTGGTGGTCTTCGGGCTCATCCTCGCCATGATCGGTTTCTACCCGCTCTACGAGTCCTGGGTCACCGGCGACGACTCCGACCACCACCTGCTCGACAGGGCGCGCAACCGGCCGGTGCGGACCGGCTTCGGGGCGGCGTGGATGAGTCTCTACATCCTGCTCTTCGCCGGAGCTGGCAACGACGTGATCGCCACGCACTTCGACGTCTCGGTCAACGCGGTGACGTGGGTGGTCAGGGTCGGATTCTTCGTGCTGCCACCGCTGGTCTTCCTCGTCGCCAAGAGGGCCGCTCTCGGACTCCAGCGGCAGGATCGCAACCTCGTCCTGCACGGCAGAGAGACCGGGACCCTCAAGCGTCTGCTCACCGGTGAGTTCGTCGAAGTGCACGAGCTGCCGTCCCAGCGGGATCTGCACATCCTGACCGCGCACGACCAGCCGCCACCGCTGGCCGCCCTCCCGCCGCCACCTCCGGGGGCCTCGCGGTTCACGCTGCTGCTCGCACGTCTGCGGCTGCGGTTGTCCCGCGCGATGTACGGCGGGCAGAACCAGATCCCGAAACCGACCGCGGAGGAGTTCTGGGCCCATCACCCCGAGCTACTGGACGAGGAAGCCGATCGACGTTAG
- a CDS encoding DUF2071 domain-containing protein, whose amino-acid sequence MRQARLSSVVERRLLVNYRVAPDAAARLLPRPLRPQLVNGHAVAGICLLRLGDVRPAWAPKSFGLRSENAAHRIAVEWDGPDGVQTGVYIPRRDTSSPLNVWAGGRIFPGEHGRADFEVHETPRQVRVALAAREGDTRVDVTVEPSDELRGSELFADLAEASRFFREGTKGFSATSTGRHLDGMELRTDAWHVEAGRVRSAASSFFDDTDRFPPGSATLDCALVMREVPVSWWPLPVMASEQSAQLTR is encoded by the coding sequence ATGAGGCAGGCGCGACTTTCCAGCGTTGTTGAACGACGGCTACTGGTGAACTACCGAGTCGCACCGGATGCCGCGGCGCGCCTGCTTCCCAGGCCACTACGCCCGCAGCTGGTCAACGGCCACGCTGTCGCGGGCATCTGTCTGCTGCGCCTGGGAGACGTCCGGCCGGCCTGGGCGCCCAAGTCGTTCGGACTGCGGAGCGAGAACGCGGCGCATCGGATCGCCGTCGAGTGGGACGGGCCGGACGGCGTCCAGACCGGTGTTTACATTCCACGGCGCGACACTTCCTCGCCGCTCAACGTCTGGGCCGGGGGCCGCATCTTCCCCGGCGAACACGGCCGAGCCGACTTCGAGGTGCATGAGACACCCCGTCAGGTGCGCGTCGCACTGGCGGCACGGGAGGGCGACACCCGAGTGGATGTCACGGTCGAGCCGTCCGACGAGCTGCGAGGCAGCGAGCTCTTCGCCGATCTTGCCGAGGCGTCCCGCTTCTTCCGGGAGGGGACAAAGGGCTTCTCGGCCACCAGCACCGGCCGTCACCTTGACGGCATGGAACTGCGGACCGACGCATGGCACGTGGAAGCCGGCCGGGTTCGCTCCGCTGCGTCATCCTTCTTCGACGACACGGACCGCTTCCCGCCGGGGAGCGCAACCCTGGACTGCGCTCTGGTCATGCGCGAGGTCCCCGTGAGTTGGTGGCCGCTCCCGGTCATGGCCTCCGAGCAGAGTGCTCAACTGACGCGCTGA